In Oryza brachyantha chromosome 1, ObraRS2, whole genome shotgun sequence, the following are encoded in one genomic region:
- the LOC102700394 gene encoding protein MIZU-KUSSEI 1-like, translated as MRTIMARSPHESSFSFSRRHFKWPVLGKSSSHGASNAGEDDFIKGAGAEDEEEATMAFSSTCPSFHSEDFVSPPPCKPLKQTQQQQRKKGRTAVSRLRTALAAALAGRHRQVGLGAKLTGTLYGHRRGHVHLAFQVDPRACPALLLELAAPTASLVREMASGLVRIALECERRKGGSAFPAAASSGAGCRKLLEETLWRAYCNGRSCGYAVRRECGAADWRVLRALEPVSMGAGVIPAACGGGEGDVMYMRARFERVVGSRDSEAFYMMNPDCGGNGSGNNGGPELSVYLLRV; from the coding sequence ATGAGAACCATAATGGCGAGGAGCCCCCATGAGTCCTCGTTCTCCTTCTCCCGGAGGCATTTCAAGTGGCCAGTTCTTGGCAAGAGCAGCAGCCATGGCGCCAGCAATGCCGGTGAGGATGACTTCATCAAGGGCGCTGGGgcagaggacgaggaggaagcCACCATGGCGTTCTCCTCCACCTGCCCGTCGTTCCACTCGGAGGACTTCGTGTCTCCTCCGCCCTGCAAGCCGCTCAAGCagacgcagcagcagcagcgcaaGAAGGGCCGCACGGCCGTGTCGCGCCTGCGCACGGCTCTGGCCGCGgccctcgccggccggcaTCGGCAGGTCGGGCTCGGCGCGAAGCTCACGGGCACGCTCtacggccaccgccgcggccacgTCCACCTCGCGTTCCAGGTGGACCCGCGCGCGTGCCCCGCGCTACTCCTGGAGCTGGCCGCGCCCACCGCGTCGCTGGTGCGCGAGATGGCCTCGGGCCTCGTGCGCATCGCGCTCGAGTGCGAGCGCCGCAAGGGCGGCTCCgccttccccgccgccgcctcctccggcgccggctgcAGGAAGCTGCTAGAGGAGACGCTGTGGCGCGCGTACTGCAACGGCAGGAGCTGCGGGTACGCCGTGCGGCGGGAGTGCGGCGCCGCGGACTGGCGCGTGCTGCGCGCGCTGGAGCCCGTGTCCATGGGCGCGGGCGTCATcccggcggcgtgcggcggcggggagggcgacGTCATGTACATGCGCGCGCGGTTCGAGCGCGTCGTAGGCTCCCGCGACTCCGAGGCGTTCTACATGATGAACCCGGACTgcggcggcaacggcagcGGCAACAATGGCGGCCCGGAGCTCAGCGTCTACCTCCTGAGAgtttga